In Labilibaculum sp. DW002, one DNA window encodes the following:
- a CDS encoding 4Fe-4S dicluster domain-containing protein: protein MKAPISEHSVGFTVAVLFSTVMYFVFSRLREQVCAMICPYGRLQGVLLDSNTIVVAYDYKRGEERAPLEAGEDREADNKGDCIDCYDCVDVCPTGIDVRDGTQLECINCTACIDACNSVMAWQGKPKGLIRFDSEKNIAEGIKQKWPVRKIAYTVVLCILLAVVAMLFSSRTDLEAIILRTPGLMYQAQKNDSISNMYSFKIVNKTNAATPINFKIMNHEGSIKVIGEAFNAEASAIKEGVFFAILPQKEITSDNIPITIGVYADTRLIEEVELTFVGPN from the coding sequence ATGAAAGCTCCAATTTCAGAGCATAGTGTTGGATTTACAGTTGCTGTTCTATTTTCAACGGTGATGTATTTTGTTTTCTCACGTTTGAGAGAGCAAGTTTGTGCTATGATTTGTCCATATGGTCGTTTGCAAGGAGTTTTGCTTGATTCAAATACGATTGTAGTTGCTTACGATTATAAAAGAGGAGAAGAAAGAGCACCACTGGAGGCAGGTGAAGATAGAGAAGCTGATAATAAAGGGGATTGTATCGATTGTTACGATTGTGTTGATGTTTGCCCTACAGGGATAGATGTTCGTGACGGTACCCAGCTTGAATGTATTAATTGTACAGCTTGTATAGATGCTTGTAATTCGGTAATGGCATGGCAAGGAAAACCTAAGGGGTTGATACGATTCGATTCGGAAAAAAATATTGCAGAAGGTATCAAACAGAAGTGGCCAGTCCGTAAAATTGCTTACACAGTTGTTTTATGCATTTTATTAGCAGTTGTTGCGATGCTATTTTCATCAAGAACCGATTTAGAAGCCATCATCTTGAGAACACCTGGTTTAATGTATCAAGCTCAAAAAAATGATAGCATCAGTAATATGTACAGCTTCAAAATCGTTAATAAAACCAATGCTGCAACTCCGATTAATTTTAAAATAATGAATCATGAAGGAAGCATTAAAGTTATTGGAGAAGCATTTAATGCGGAAGCTAGTGCGATAAAAGAAGGTGTTTTCTTTGCTATTTTACCACAAAAAGAAATTACAAGCGATAACATTCCAATTACGATTGGAGTTTATGCTGACACACGATTAATTGAAGAAGTGGAACTAACATTTGTAGGGCCAAATTAA
- a CDS encoding cbb3-type cytochrome c oxidase N-terminal domain-containing protein codes for MEKKDKFLEENAHLISDHDYDGIQELNNPMPTWWRYLFYVTIVFSAVYMFRYHVFGDDLQIAEYEKEMALAEANKPKPTFDESSLVLMKGAKDLEAGKALYDKNCVACHALLGEGNAIGPNLTDDYWLNGGSLEDVYKIIKVGKPLKGMLAWQNQLSPEQMLQVSSYTMSLQGTNPPNAREAQGELIE; via the coding sequence ATGGAAAAAAAAGATAAGTTTCTTGAAGAAAATGCGCACCTAATCAGTGATCATGATTACGATGGGATTCAGGAGTTGAATAACCCAATGCCAACTTGGTGGCGTTATTTATTTTATGTAACCATTGTGTTTTCAGCTGTATACATGTTCCGTTATCATGTGTTTGGCGACGATCTTCAGATTGCTGAATACGAAAAGGAAATGGCACTTGCAGAGGCTAATAAACCAAAACCAACATTTGACGAGAGTTCTCTTGTTTTAATGAAAGGTGCTAAAGATTTAGAAGCTGGTAAAGCTCTTTACGATAAAAACTGTGTGGCATGTCACGCTCTTCTTGGAGAAGGAAATGCGATTGGGCCAAACCTGACTGATGATTACTGGTTGAATGGTGGTAGCCTTGAAGATGTTTACAAGATTATAAAAGTTGGTAAACCTTTAAAAGGTATGTTAGCTTGGCAGAATCAATTGTCTCCTGAGCAAATGCTACAGGTTTCAAGTTATACAATGAGTCTGCAAGGAACGAATCCTCCTAATGCTCGTGAAGCACAAGGCGAACTTATTGAATAA
- a CDS encoding cbb3-type cytochrome oxidase subunit 3 — protein MKLVSHYLQSISDVGLFPSISLIIFFSFFMGMIWWTFKKSNKSYFHDMESYALDDDGTTSSSEANE, from the coding sequence ATGAAACTAGTAAGTCATTATTTACAAAGTATATCAGATGTTGGTCTTTTCCCAAGCATCTCACTAATCATCTTCTTTAGCTTTTTTATGGGGATGATATGGTGGACATTTAAGAAAAGCAATAAAAGCTATTTCCACGATATGGAAAGTTATGCTCTTGACGATGATGGAACCACATCATCTTCGGAAGCCAACGAATAA
- a CDS encoding 4Fe-4S binding protein, producing the protein MAPKNPYTGYRDQLATLNESGKRRWVYAQQPKGKLYNYRNVVSYTLLTLLFTIPFIKLNGEPFLLFNILERKFILFGVYFWPQDFHIFLFSMITLFVFIVLFTVSYGRIWCGWACPQTVFLEFIFRRIEYLIEGTPQEQRKLKAQSMNFEKFWKKNTKINSVLRHLLFNYQCFSILHYWN; encoded by the coding sequence ATGGCTCCTAAAAATCCATACACTGGTTATCGTGACCAGTTAGCAACACTAAATGAATCAGGAAAAAGAAGGTGGGTGTATGCCCAACAACCTAAAGGTAAACTATACAATTATAGAAATGTAGTTAGCTATACCCTATTAACTTTACTTTTTACAATTCCATTTATCAAGTTGAATGGAGAGCCATTTTTACTTTTTAATATTCTTGAACGAAAGTTCATCTTATTTGGTGTTTATTTTTGGCCACAAGATTTCCATATTTTTCTATTTTCAATGATTACACTTTTTGTGTTTATCGTCCTGTTTACGGTAAGTTATGGCCGTATCTGGTGTGGTTGGGCATGTCCGCAAACGGTGTTTTTGGAGTTTATTTTTCGAAGAATAGAATATTTGATTGAAGGAACACCGCAAGAGCAACGAAAATTGAAGGCTCAATCGATGAACTTTGAGAAGTTCTGGAAGAAAAACACTAAAATTAATTCTGTTTTACGCCATTTGCTTTTCAATTACCAATGCTTTTCTATCCTACATTATTGGAATTGA
- the ccoS gene encoding cbb3-type cytochrome oxidase assembly protein CcoS yields MSVIFVLIAVSMVVAGGFLIGFLWAVKKGQYEDTYSPSVRILFDDMEKEEQKEELEKTKEEKNN; encoded by the coding sequence ATGAGCGTAATATTTGTTTTAATAGCGGTGAGTATGGTAGTGGCCGGAGGCTTCTTAATTGGTTTCTTATGGGCCGTTAAGAAAGGACAGTACGAAGATACTTATTCACCATCGGTCAGGATTTTATTTGACGATATGGAAAAAGAAGAACAAAAGGAAGAATTAGAAAAAACTAAAGAAGAAAAAAACAACTAA
- a CDS encoding FixH family protein, with the protein MKKMSWGTKLGIGASIYVIGVLAFVGFSTTQKINLVSKDYYPKEVEYQKQIDKLEKAKNLNESIQISQKKGKLQFQFPKNMHSDVSGEIILYRPADYESDLKYTIQLDTNGYQEIESDQLLKGKYTVQIDWVHQQIGYYMEEGIYLSK; encoded by the coding sequence ATGAAAAAAATGAGTTGGGGGACAAAATTAGGGATAGGAGCATCAATATATGTAATTGGGGTTCTCGCATTTGTTGGGTTTAGTACTACACAAAAGATAAATCTGGTATCAAAAGATTATTATCCTAAAGAAGTAGAATACCAGAAACAAATTGACAAATTAGAAAAAGCTAAAAATTTAAATGAGTCAATTCAGATCTCTCAAAAGAAAGGGAAATTACAATTTCAATTTCCAAAAAATATGCATTCTGATGTAAGTGGTGAAATCATACTTTATCGCCCTGCTGACTATGAATCTGATTTAAAATACACAATCCAATTGGATACTAATGGTTATCAAGAAATCGAATCAGACCAATTACTTAAGGGAAAATACACAGTCCAAATAGATTGGGTACATCAACAAATTGGTTACTATATGGAGGAAGGAATTTATTTAAGTAAATAA
- the ccoN gene encoding cytochrome-c oxidase, cbb3-type subunit I has translation METQHFSYDNKIVKYFAYATILWGVVGMLVGLLAALQLAFPVFNFNLAYTTFGRIRPIHTNAVIFAFVGNGIFTAVYYSLQRLLKARMFSDKLSWVHFWGWQAIIVSAAVTFVLGITTSKEYAELEWPIDIAITIIWVVFGWNMFGTILKRRADHLYVAIWFYIATFVTVAVLHIGNSIEIPYSWLQSYPVYAGVQDALVQWWYGHNAVAFFLTTPYLGLMYYFLPKAANRPVYSYRLSIIHFWALVFLYIWAGPHHLLYTALPDWAQSLGVVFSIMLIAPSWGGMFNGLLTLRGAWDKVRDSATLKFMVVAVTCYGMSTFEGPMMSLKWVNSLTHYTDWNIAHVHIGAMGWNGFLTFGMLYYLFPKMWKTKLYSEKLANAHFWIGTLGIIFYALPLYWGAIVQTLMWKEFTPDGLLAYPNFLETITQILPMYHVRVLGGVFYFVGLFLMVYNLLKTAASGKCADNEEASAPALVTSPKRAKGEGWHRWLERRPVQFMVLATVAILIGGAFEVIPTYLVKSNIPTIESVKPYTPLELEGRDIYIREGCNTCHTQMIRPFRSETERYGDYSKAGELVYNHPHLWGSKRTGPDLARSGVPGGKMYKTNVWHFNHLLDPQKMNKQSIMPAYPWLIKDQLKTSNTGAKIRAMTSLGVPYPEGYDQIANDDLKKQADEIAADLKKNGVEVASEKEIIAVIAYLQRLGRDISVKE, from the coding sequence ATGGAAACACAACATTTTTCTTACGACAATAAAATCGTAAAATATTTTGCTTACGCTACCATATTGTGGGGTGTAGTCGGAATGTTGGTCGGTCTTTTGGCTGCTTTACAATTGGCGTTCCCCGTTTTTAATTTCAATTTGGCTTATACTACATTTGGTAGAATTAGGCCGATTCATACGAATGCGGTGATCTTTGCCTTTGTTGGTAATGGTATTTTTACAGCAGTATATTATTCGCTTCAGCGTCTTTTAAAGGCTCGTATGTTTAGCGATAAATTAAGTTGGGTACACTTTTGGGGATGGCAAGCAATTATTGTATCTGCTGCCGTGACCTTTGTTTTGGGAATTACAACAAGTAAAGAATATGCTGAGCTTGAGTGGCCTATTGATATTGCAATTACAATCATCTGGGTTGTTTTTGGATGGAATATGTTTGGGACAATCTTGAAAAGAAGAGCAGATCATTTATATGTCGCTATTTGGTTCTATATTGCTACGTTTGTAACAGTTGCTGTTCTTCATATTGGTAACTCAATTGAGATTCCATATAGCTGGTTACAATCTTACCCGGTTTACGCTGGTGTTCAAGATGCCTTGGTTCAATGGTGGTACGGTCATAATGCTGTAGCGTTTTTCTTAACAACTCCTTATTTAGGTTTGATGTATTATTTCTTGCCTAAGGCTGCTAATCGTCCTGTGTATTCGTACCGACTATCGATTATTCACTTCTGGGCATTAGTATTCCTTTATATTTGGGCTGGTCCTCATCACCTGTTATATACAGCTTTACCAGATTGGGCACAATCATTAGGTGTTGTATTCTCTATTATGCTTATTGCGCCATCTTGGGGTGGTATGTTCAATGGTCTGTTAACACTTAGAGGTGCTTGGGATAAAGTTCGTGACAGTGCAACACTTAAATTTATGGTTGTGGCAGTAACTTGTTATGGTATGTCAACTTTTGAAGGACCTATGATGTCACTTAAATGGGTTAACTCATTAACTCACTATACAGACTGGAATATTGCTCACGTACATATTGGAGCGATGGGTTGGAATGGTTTCTTAACCTTTGGTATGTTGTATTACCTTTTCCCTAAAATGTGGAAAACGAAGTTGTATTCAGAGAAATTGGCAAATGCACACTTCTGGATTGGAACTTTAGGTATCATTTTTTATGCCTTACCATTGTATTGGGGTGCCATTGTACAAACTCTAATGTGGAAAGAATTTACGCCGGATGGCCTGTTAGCTTACCCTAACTTTCTTGAGACGATCACTCAGATTTTACCAATGTATCATGTGAGAGTTCTTGGTGGTGTATTCTACTTTGTGGGATTATTCTTAATGGTTTATAATCTTCTTAAAACAGCTGCTTCAGGTAAATGTGCCGATAACGAAGAAGCTTCAGCTCCGGCTTTGGTTACTTCGCCAAAGAGAGCTAAAGGTGAAGGATGGCACCGTTGGTTAGAGCGTCGTCCGGTACAATTTATGGTTTTAGCAACAGTGGCTATCTTAATTGGTGGTGCTTTCGAGGTAATTCCAACGTATTTGGTTAAATCAAATATTCCAACTATCGAAAGTGTGAAACCATATACGCCTCTGGAATTAGAAGGTCGTGATATTTATATCCGGGAAGGATGTAATACTTGTCATACGCAAATGATTCGACCATTTAGATCGGAAACAGAGCGTTACGGAGATTATTCTAAAGCGGGTGAACTCGTTTACAATCACCCACACTTATGGGGATCGAAACGAACAGGCCCGGATTTGGCTCGTTCAGGTGTGCCTGGGGGTAAAATGTACAAAACGAATGTTTGGCATTTTAACCACTTGCTTGATCCACAAAAGATGAACAAACAGTCAATTATGCCAGCTTATCCTTGGCTGATAAAAGATCAGTTGAAAACTTCTAATACAGGAGCAAAAATTAGAGCCATGACAAGCTTAGGTGTTCCTTATCCAGAAGGATATGATCAAATTGCCAACGATGATTTGAAGAAACAAGCTGATGAAATTGCTGCCGACCTTAAGAAGAATGGCGTTGAGGTTGCAAGTGAAAAAGAGATTATTGCAGTTATTGCTTACCTACAACGATTAGGTCGCGATATCTCAGTAAAAGAATAA
- a CDS encoding Lipl32 family lipoprotein has protein sequence MKRLIVILALALAVVAPSQAQKLGKFGGLTEKKIGPKTIKVPYTDVVSYMGYAAKDTQDEVIDGKKFYFIYLWVPAVAPELGVRMMSPVGKTKVKGAIQSEDYTANADSKDYFDTYITLERSDIVSADKISVDGVNSAKWFSLAKNDDSSEMPKTPRGSKYNSLLRYKSVAGDPLKALTVGLYRIGFTTYKKGEVKGSFLAQVGAPVKIPGIVMAKTIEELKAQIK, from the coding sequence ATGAAAAGATTAATTGTGATTTTGGCATTAGCCTTAGCCGTTGTAGCTCCTTCGCAAGCTCAAAAACTAGGTAAATTCGGTGGTTTAACTGAAAAGAAAATTGGACCTAAAACGATTAAAGTACCTTACACAGATGTTGTTTCTTATATGGGATATGCAGCTAAGGATACACAAGATGAGGTAATTGATGGAAAGAAATTTTATTTTATTTATTTATGGGTACCAGCGGTAGCTCCTGAATTAGGTGTTCGAATGATGTCTCCAGTAGGAAAAACTAAAGTTAAGGGTGCAATTCAGTCAGAGGATTATACTGCAAATGCCGATTCAAAAGATTATTTTGATACTTACATTACTTTGGAACGTTCTGATATTGTTAGTGCTGACAAGATTTCTGTTGATGGGGTAAATAGTGCTAAATGGTTTTCATTAGCTAAAAATGATGATAGTAGTGAAATGCCTAAAACTCCTCGAGGATCAAAATACAATTCTTTACTACGTTATAAAAGTGTAGCTGGTGATCCACTTAAAGCATTAACAGTTGGATTGTATAGAATTGGTTTTACTACTTACAAAAAAGGTGAAGTCAAAGGTTCTTTTTTAGCACAAGTTGGAGCTCCAGTAAAAATTCCTGGAATTGTAATGGCTAAAACCATTGAAGAATTGAAAGCTCAAATTAAATAA
- a CDS encoding GxxExxY protein, producing the protein MNKNNFLYKNECFKIIGSCMAVHSELGCGFHEAVYQEALEYEFEVNSIAFQRESKIDINYKEKLLHKNYMADFLCFDEIHAAHILNYLKATKKKVGSLINFGTNSLQYKPFTF; encoded by the coding sequence ATGAACAAAAACAATTTCCTATATAAAAATGAGTGTTTTAAGATCATTGGATCTTGTATGGCAGTTCATTCTGAACTAGGATGTGGTTTTCATGAAGCCGTGTATCAAGAGGCACTTGAATATGAATTCGAAGTAAATTCTATTGCTTTCCAAAGAGAGTCCAAAATAGACATTAACTACAAAGAAAAATTATTGCACAAGAACTATATGGCCGATTTTCTATGTTTTGATGAGATTCATGCTGCTCATATCTTAAATTATTTGAAGGCTACAAAAAAGAAAGTTGGATCATTAATAAATTTTGGCACCAATAGTTTACAATACAAACCATTTACCTTTTAA
- a CDS encoding GxxExxY protein produces MFFIVHTALGPGLLENAYEECLYFELCQAGLKVEKQKTLPLVYNEVNLESGYRINLLVEKSIIIEIKAIGTLNDTHLAQILTYMKLSKCKLGLLVNFNVKSLKYGIKRVIF; encoded by the coding sequence TTGTTTTTTATAGTTCACACAGCGCTTGGTCCTGGACTTCTTGAAAATGCATACGAAGAATGTTTGTACTTTGAGCTGTGTCAAGCTGGACTCAAAGTAGAAAAACAAAAAACACTACCACTAGTTTACAATGAGGTTAATTTGGAAAGTGGTTATAGAATAAACTTACTGGTAGAAAAATCAATTATTATAGAAATTAAAGCAATTGGAACCTTAAACGACACCCATTTAGCACAGATCTTAACCTATATGAAACTTTCAAAGTGTAAACTTGGGTTGTTGGTTAACTTCAATGTTAAATCATTAAAATACGGTATCAAAAGAGTAATCTTTTAA
- a CDS encoding sulfite exporter TauE/SafE family protein, producing MVYLSALTLGLIGSFHCVGMCGPIALAIPLKTSSWLARITGGLIYNIGRAITYALMGIVFGLLGRGLVMSGFQQWVSVIMGAIMILSVVTPSLYKNRFNAEKGIFSFVGKVKLSLGKLFTQRSYGSLFLIGLLNGLLPCGLVYVAIAAAIATGSSVGGGLFMFIFGLGTLPMMLAISLIGNLITLELRKKITRLIPYAIVFIGILFVLRGLSLGIPFLSPPEKAMTVPTEQVDVTKPKPDCCH from the coding sequence ATGGTATACTTATCAGCATTAACATTAGGTCTAATTGGCAGTTTTCACTGTGTTGGCATGTGCGGGCCAATAGCTCTAGCAATCCCTTTAAAAACAAGCTCCTGGTTAGCTCGAATAACCGGCGGACTAATATATAACATTGGCCGTGCAATAACCTATGCACTTATGGGTATTGTTTTTGGTTTACTTGGTCGCGGACTAGTTATGAGTGGCTTTCAGCAATGGGTATCTGTTATTATGGGAGCTATCATGATTTTATCTGTTGTTACTCCCTCACTTTATAAGAATCGTTTTAATGCAGAAAAAGGAATCTTCTCTTTCGTAGGTAAAGTAAAATTATCACTAGGTAAATTATTTACGCAACGCAGTTATGGTTCTCTTTTTCTCATCGGATTATTAAATGGATTACTCCCATGCGGATTGGTTTACGTTGCTATTGCAGCTGCAATTGCTACAGGATCATCTGTTGGAGGTGGACTATTCATGTTTATTTTTGGTTTAGGAACACTTCCAATGATGTTGGCCATTTCATTAATAGGTAACCTAATTACACTTGAATTGAGAAAAAAAATAACCCGTTTGATTCCATACGCAATTGTTTTTATTGGTATTCTATTCGTACTTCGCGGTTTGAGTTTAGGGATTCCATTTTTAAGTCCTCCTGAAAAAGCAATGACTGTTCCTACAGAACAAGTGGATGTAACGAAACCAAAACCAGATTGCTGTCATTAA
- a CDS encoding cytochrome c oxidase subunit I, with amino-acid sequence MSETVIQNHEPNYLEYKGKYKGIFAWIFSTDHKRIGLLYLYSMLVFFSVAAILGLLMKLELIAPGKTIMGAQTYNSFFTLHGITMIFLIVVPGLPAVFGNFFLPIMIGAKDVAFPKLNLVSWWIYIIGAFIALSAQFMGDGAPDTGWTFYAPYSFKTGTNMLPAVLGAFILGFSSIVTGINFIVTMHRMRAPGMNWMKMPLFPWALYGTSWIQVLATPIVGVTLLMVVLERTLQIGFFDPALGGDPILYQHLFWIYSHPAVYIMILPAMGVISEIIPTFARKTIFGYTAIVVSTLAIAFVGYFVWGHHMFTSGMSGVALYTFSILTFLVAIPSAIKIFNWVATLHKASIDLQTPFLWALCFLFVFMIGGLSGMVLGALSANVHLHDTAFVVAHFHYIVFGGTGYAFFGALHYWYPKMFGRMYDKSWANIGLAMFFTGFNTLYLPMFYLGMTGMPRRYYDYVDKFHGPNIISSLGAILMIVGLIVIITNLVRSARYGAPAVKDPWKGKTLEWTVASPPSLENFDEIPTVTDHPYKYE; translated from the coding sequence ATGTCTGAAACTGTAATTCAAAACCATGAGCCTAACTACCTTGAATACAAAGGGAAGTACAAAGGCATATTTGCATGGATATTTTCTACCGATCACAAACGTATTGGATTACTATATTTGTATAGTATGCTTGTCTTCTTCTCAGTTGCAGCCATACTAGGATTGTTAATGAAATTGGAGCTTATAGCTCCAGGGAAAACCATTATGGGAGCTCAAACCTATAATAGTTTCTTTACACTTCATGGTATTACAATGATTTTTTTGATTGTTGTACCAGGTTTGCCGGCTGTATTCGGTAATTTCTTTTTACCTATTATGATTGGGGCTAAAGATGTAGCTTTCCCAAAGTTAAACCTTGTTTCGTGGTGGATCTATATTATTGGAGCTTTTATTGCACTGTCAGCACAATTTATGGGCGATGGAGCACCTGATACAGGTTGGACATTTTATGCTCCCTACAGTTTTAAAACGGGGACTAATATGTTACCAGCCGTCTTAGGAGCTTTTATTCTTGGCTTTTCATCAATCGTCACGGGTATTAACTTTATTGTGACAATGCATCGCATGCGTGCACCTGGAATGAATTGGATGAAAATGCCGCTCTTCCCCTGGGCTTTATATGGAACCTCCTGGATACAGGTTTTAGCAACACCTATCGTAGGTGTTACTTTGCTGATGGTCGTTTTGGAAAGAACGCTTCAAATTGGCTTTTTTGACCCTGCTTTAGGAGGCGATCCTATTTTATATCAACATCTGTTCTGGATTTATTCTCATCCAGCAGTGTATATCATGATTCTTCCTGCAATGGGAGTCATTTCTGAAATAATTCCAACTTTCGCAAGGAAAACAATCTTTGGCTATACAGCTATTGTAGTATCCACATTAGCCATTGCATTCGTTGGTTATTTTGTTTGGGGACACCATATGTTTACTTCCGGTATGAGTGGAGTAGCTCTTTATACATTTTCCATACTGACTTTTCTGGTTGCAATTCCATCAGCCATAAAAATATTCAATTGGGTAGCCACGCTTCATAAAGCGTCTATTGATTTACAAACACCCTTCTTATGGGCACTTTGTTTTCTATTTGTTTTTATGATTGGTGGCTTATCGGGGATGGTTTTAGGAGCACTTTCGGCTAATGTACATTTGCATGATACGGCTTTTGTTGTGGCTCATTTCCATTATATTGTGTTTGGAGGTACGGGGTATGCTTTCTTTGGTGCATTGCACTATTGGTATCCAAAAATGTTTGGTCGAATGTATGATAAATCGTGGGCGAATATTGGCTTAGCTATGTTCTTTACAGGTTTCAATACGCTTTATCTTCCTATGTTTTACTTGGGAATGACTGGTATGCCACGTCGTTATTACGATTATGTGGATAAGTTCCATGGGCCTAATATTATTTCTTCTCTTGGCGCCATTTTAATGATAGTAGGGTTGATTGTTATCATTACCAATTTAGTTCGATCAGCTCGTTATGGAGCTCCTGCTGTAAAAGATCCTTGGAAAGGTAAAACTCTCGAGTGGACTGTAGCCAGTCCACCAAGCTTAGAAAATTTTGATGAGATTCCTACTGTAACCGATCATCCTTATAAATATGAATAA
- a CDS encoding SCO family protein produces MKLKLIVCLVIIFKASISFGQDDKDLYSDFEVGIIERLDDTIPENIQLTNEKGELVFLKDQIDKPTAIIFVYYRCPGICSPLMDGLADVVQKSDLNLSEDYQVITISFDPTETYDLGVKKKKNYQSLIQGKNTQDGWKFFSADSLNIARATQATGFRYKKVGNEYTHAATVIIVSPEGKITRYLNGTYFLPFEFKLAIMEASKGQAGPTINKLLQYCYSYDPVGQAYVLNITKVTGTIILVMGLIVFLLLMLKKPKKKSQ; encoded by the coding sequence ATGAAATTAAAACTTATTGTTTGTCTAGTTATCATCTTTAAAGCTAGTATTTCGTTCGGACAAGACGATAAAGATCTATATTCCGATTTTGAAGTTGGAATAATAGAACGATTGGATGATACAATTCCTGAAAACATTCAACTAACAAATGAAAAAGGCGAATTGGTTTTTTTAAAAGATCAAATTGACAAGCCAACGGCTATTATTTTTGTCTACTATCGATGTCCAGGAATTTGCAGCCCATTAATGGATGGTTTAGCTGATGTTGTTCAAAAAAGTGATCTAAATCTATCTGAAGATTACCAAGTAATCACAATTAGTTTCGATCCTACAGAAACTTATGATTTAGGCGTTAAGAAAAAAAAGAATTACCAATCTCTTATTCAAGGCAAAAACACCCAAGATGGGTGGAAGTTTTTTTCTGCTGATAGCCTAAATATTGCTCGTGCAACGCAAGCAACAGGCTTCAGGTATAAAAAAGTTGGGAATGAGTATACGCATGCGGCTACGGTTATTATCGTGAGTCCAGAAGGGAAAATTACCCGTTACCTAAATGGGACTTATTTTCTTCCTTTCGAATTTAAGTTAGCCATAATGGAAGCTTCGAAAGGGCAAGCCGGACCAACGATCAACAAGCTACTACAATATTGCTATTCCTACGATCCTGTAGGGCAAGCCTACGTTTTAAACATTACAAAAGTAACGGGAACAATTATCCTGGTTATGGGATTAATTGTATTCCTATTGCTAATGCTTAAAAAGCCTAAAAAGAAATCACAATAA
- a CDS encoding c-type cytochrome → MRELNVIFFFFLIFLFACSGSDKKKSNKENLGVEITASDMEKGGQLYRAKCMNCHLKTGKGIPKVFPPLANSDYLRKNTDEAIKMVKFGSNKPIKVNGIKYNSLMPASGLTDKELVLVFNYILNSWENNYGQVSLEEVAAIKR, encoded by the coding sequence ATGAGAGAGTTGAACGTAATATTTTTCTTTTTTTTAATTTTCTTATTCGCATGTAGCGGATCTGATAAAAAAAAATCGAACAAAGAAAATTTGGGAGTTGAAATAACTGCTTCGGATATGGAAAAAGGAGGGCAGTTGTATCGAGCTAAGTGCATGAATTGCCATCTGAAAACAGGAAAAGGAATACCAAAAGTATTTCCTCCTTTAGCAAATTCAGATTACTTGAGAAAGAATACTGATGAGGCTATAAAAATGGTAAAATTTGGAAGTAACAAGCCGATTAAAGTGAATGGAATTAAATACAATAGTTTAATGCCTGCTTCCGGTTTAACCGATAAGGAATTGGTCTTGGTTTTTAATTATATTCTAAATTCGTGGGAGAATAATTACGGACAAGTAAGCCTAGAAGAGGTTGCAGCAATTAAGAGGTAA
- a CDS encoding SEC-C metal-binding domain-containing protein, whose translation MKKTLNSLLSFFNTNDEEEFYYVRIERNEKCYCESGKKYKSCHYPDHQKKSKVAVKKISETTGEETIKVLSVKKLRKEYYKVKSNVF comes from the coding sequence ATGAAGAAAACACTTAACAGTCTTTTAAGCTTCTTCAATACAAATGATGAAGAAGAATTTTACTATGTAAGAATTGAGCGTAACGAGAAATGCTATTGTGAGAGTGGAAAGAAGTACAAATCCTGTCACTACCCCGATCATCAGAAAAAAAGCAAGGTTGCCGTTAAGAAAATAAGTGAAACAACAGGAGAAGAAACGATCAAAGTTTTAAGCGTAAAAAAACTTCGCAAAGAATATTACAAAGTAAAATCCAATGTATTTTAA